One Rosa chinensis cultivar Old Blush chromosome 5, RchiOBHm-V2, whole genome shotgun sequence genomic region harbors:
- the LOC112202654 gene encoding amino acid permease 3 translates to MFPNNKVCDVSIDIPPQGNSECFDDDGRPRRSGTLWTASAHITTAVIGSGVLSLAWAIAQLGWIAGPVVILLFSWVTYYTSTLLSDCYRNNDPDTGKRNYTYMDAVKSNLGGAKVKICGVVQYLNLVGSAIGYTIAASISMMAIKRSNCFHKSGGKDPCHINSNPYMIAFGIMQIVLSQIPNFDQLWWLSIVAAVMSFTYSTIGLGLGIAKVAETRTIMGSMTGISIGSVTETQKMWRRFQALGNIAFAYSFSLILLEIQDTIRSPPSEAKTMKKATIISVAVSTVFYMLCGCMGYAAFGDLAPGNLLTGFGFYNPYWLLDIANVAIVVHLVGGYQVFCQPFFAFVEKAAAEKYPDSNFITREIRVRVPCFCHCNINLFRSVWRTAFVIVATLISMLLPFFNDVVGILGALGFWPLTIYFPIEMYIEQKRIRKWSKRWICLQILSVVCLIITISSAAGSIAGVILDLKSFKPFKTSY, encoded by the coding sequence ATGTTTCCCAACAACAAAGTTTGTGATGTCTCAATAGACATACCGCCACAGGGAAACTCCGAATGCTTTGATGATGATGGACGACCCAGAAGAAGTGGAACGCTTTGGACTGCAAGTGCTCACATAACAACGGCAGTAATTGGCTCTGGGGTTCTGTCCTTGGCTTGGGCAATAGCTCAGCTTGGATGGATTGCTGGCCCAGTAGTCATTCTCTTGTTCTCTTGGGTGACTTACTACACTTCAACTCTGCTCTCCGATTGCTATCGCAACAATGATCCTGACACCGGAAAAAGGAACTACACATACATGGATGCTGTTAAATCCAACCTAGGTGGTGCTAAGGTCAAGATTTGTGGAGTTGTTCAGTACTTGAACCTAGTCGGAAGTGCCATTGGATACACTATAGCAGCATCTATAAGCATGATGGCAATAAAGAGATCAAACTGCTTCCACAAGAGTGGCGGGAAAGATCCATGCCATATCAACAGCAACCCGTACATGATTGCTTTCGGCATCATGCAAATCGTATTGTCGCAGATTCCAAACTTCGACCAGTTGTGGTGGCTCTCCATTGTTGCGGCGGTTATGTCATTCACTTACTCCACAATTGGACTAGGACTTGGGATTGCCAAAGTTGCAGAAACCAGAACCATCATGGGAAGTATGACTGGAATAAGCATTGGAAGTGTGACTGAAACCCAAAAGATGTGGAGGAGATTCCAAGCACTTGGTAACATAGCTTTTGCCTACTCTTTCTCTCTTATTTTGTTGGAAATTCAGGACACAATTAGATCACCACCATCTGAAGCCAAGACAATGAAGAAGGCCACAATAATTAGCGTTGCAGTTTCAACCGTTTTCTACATGCTATGTGGCTGCATGGGCTACGCTGCTTTTGGAGACTTAGCCCCTGGGAACTTGCTCACTGGTTTTGGCTTCTACAACCCTTATTGGCTCCTAGACATTGCCAACGTTGCCATAGTAGTCCACCTTGTTGGCGGATACCAAGTCTTTTGCCAACCCTTTTTCGCCTTTGTTGAGAAAGCAGCAGCCGAAAAGTACCCGGACAGTAATTTCATTACAAGAGAAATCAGGGTACGTGTCCCCTGTTTCTGCCACTGCAACATTAACCTCTTCAGATCAGTGTGGAGGACTGCCTTTGTGATTGTGGCCACTCTAATATCTATGCTCCTCCCGTTCTTTAACGATGTCGTTGGAATTCTCGGTGCTTTGGGATTCTGGCCTCTCACAATTTACTTCCCAATAGAGATGTACATTGAGCAGAAGAGGATACGAAAGTGGAGCAAAAGGTGGATTTGCCTCCAGATCCTAAGTGTTGTTTGTCTCATAATAACCATATCATCTGCTGCTGGCTCCATTGCTGGTGTGATTCTTGACCTCAAATCCTTCAAGCCATTCAAGACCAGTTACTAG
- the LOC112202655 gene encoding uncharacterized protein LOC112202655 — translation MSPRIKASSKVSKKNTIARTVCRRSPSVTKRVRNQKVKLCYETSTLKRNIISERPFELEDVGEDFTNIINKRQWNSLIDYNDPPNATLVKEFYARLAEDTGTDQDKVYVRKKLVPFNPEVIRCTLNLPPCSLPDSYATFKKMIDRKKQHLPSDLRDSGTGHGEMPSSNYGCLTDLHRTLAQLSRSSIWPSSQVSWLSNRLTCLIWLITQDAVEIPLHEIIYDWICKAAKSKKSCLGFPCLITKIGHDAGVSFRVHDKFMKLPEPVDSVNKVKSDAHIKFSNSNRSSSSAPVASSGLHDDASLTSNPMLCDLQSSIIAVEKGIACLKNAVSHVTQDTIGDNITGLTTRMSALKAELISITNAFAHGS, via the coding sequence ATGAGTCCAAGGATTAAAGCTTCCTCCAAGGTGAGTAAGAAAAATACCATTGCGCGTACAGTTTGTCGGCGATCACCTTCTGTCACCAAACGTGTTCGTAACCAAAAAGTTAAGTTGTGCTATGAAACCAGCACTTTGAAACGTAACATCATCAGTGAGCGTCCTTTTGAACTAGAGGATGTTGGTGAAGATTTCACTAATATTATTAACAAACGTCAGTGGAATTCCCTGATAGATTATAATGATCCACCAAATGCCACTCTGGTCAAAGAATTCTATGCTCGTCTTGCTGAGGATACTGGTACCGATCAGGATAAAGTTTATGTCAGGAAAAAGTTGGTACCTTTTAACCCTGAGGTTATTCGATGTACTCTCAATCTTCCTCCTTGTAGTTTACCCGACAGCTATGCCACTTTCAAGAAAATGATTGACAGAAAGAAGCAGCACTTGCCTTCTGACCTTCGTGATTCTGGGACCGGTCATGGTGAAATGCCATCATCAAACTATGGATGTCTGACAGATCTCCATAGGACCCTTGCTCAGCTCAGTAGATCATCTATTTGGCCTTCTAGTCAAGTATCATGGCTTTCAAATCGTTTGACCTGTTTAATTTGGCTCATCACTCAAGACGCAGTTGAAATCCCCTTACATGAAATCATTTATGATTGGATCTGTAAAGCAGCCAAGAGCAAGAAGTCATGTTTGGGCTTTCCTTGTCTTATCACCAAAATTGGTCATGATGCAGGAGTTTCTTTCCGAGTGCACGATAAGTTTATGAAGCTTCCGGAGCCTGTTGACAGTGTCAATAAGGTCAAGAGTGATGCTCATATAAAATTTTCCAACTCAAATCGTTCTTCAAGTAGTGCCCCTGTTGCCTCTTCTGGTCTGCATGATGATGCTTCTTTAACTTCGAATCCAATGTTGTGCGACTTGCAGAGTTCAATTATCGCTGTGGAAAAGGGGATAGCTTGCCTTAAGAATGCTGTCTCTCATGTTACTCAAGATACCATAGGTGACAATATTACTGGTTTGACTACCCGCATGTCTGCTTTGAAAGCTGAGTTAATTTCCATTACTAACGCTTTCGCTCATGGTTCTTGA